Proteins from one Streptomyces genisteinicus genomic window:
- a CDS encoding histidine phosphatase family protein produces the protein MTEAATRYLYLARHGEAASEEGGLTPGGRRQAELLGERLRTVPLAAIHHGPLPRAEETARLIGERSPDVPLHRSEAAGDYVPYLPERAELPPESADILLAFLAGATEEETRRGPELARRAMESFTGPAAGGERHELVVTHAFLVAWLVRAAFDAPAWRWTGLRVANAALTVLAYTPGRPSSVVLLNDMRHLPAELRWTGFPPDRLDHRI, from the coding sequence ATGACCGAGGCCGCCACCCGCTACCTGTACCTCGCCCGGCACGGCGAGGCCGCCTCGGAGGAGGGCGGACTCACCCCCGGCGGACGGCGTCAGGCCGAACTGCTCGGCGAGCGGCTGCGCACCGTGCCGCTCGCCGCGATCCACCACGGGCCGCTCCCCCGCGCCGAGGAGACGGCGCGGCTGATCGGCGAGCGGTCTCCCGACGTCCCGCTGCACCGGTCCGAGGCGGCCGGCGACTACGTCCCGTACCTGCCCGAACGGGCGGAACTGCCGCCGGAGTCGGCCGACATCCTGCTGGCCTTCCTCGCCGGCGCCACCGAGGAGGAGACCCGCAGGGGGCCGGAACTCGCCCGCCGGGCAATGGAGTCGTTCACCGGACCGGCCGCCGGCGGGGAAAGGCACGAGCTGGTCGTCACCCACGCCTTCCTCGTCGCCTGGCTGGTCCGGGCCGCCTTCGACGCCCCCGCCTGGCGCTGGACGGGCCTGCGGGTCGCCAACGCCGCGCTGACGGTGCTGGCGTACACCCCGGGCAGGCCCTCGTCGGTGGTGCTCCTCAACGACATGCGCCATCTCCCCGCCGAGCTGCGCTGGACGGGCTTCCCGCCCGACCGTCTCGACCACCGCATCTGA
- a CDS encoding TetR/AcrR family transcriptional regulator: protein MADGGPAGPRADEDSVLPASLEAAWGLRQRPGKGPKPGIGIDRIVAAALAVGDAEGLAAVSMGRVAKELGVSTMSLYRYVAAKDELYILVQDAAMGLPPAPPPPGTGWREALDAWARAQREVFHRNLWMLRIPISGPPATPNSVAWWDRGLAALADTALGEGEKISVVLLVGGFVRNEALLMADLNAAVAAGGKSPEETMRGYTRTLERLADPVRHPALDRLLRSGVMSEPDDGNWEFEFGLERVLDGIEVLVDRRARDSGGPEDRPS, encoded by the coding sequence ATGGCGGACGGCGGACCGGCGGGCCCGCGGGCGGACGAGGACTCCGTCCTGCCGGCGAGCCTGGAGGCGGCCTGGGGGCTGCGTCAGCGGCCGGGCAAGGGCCCCAAGCCGGGCATCGGCATCGACCGGATCGTCGCGGCGGCCCTCGCGGTCGGCGACGCCGAAGGGCTCGCCGCCGTCTCCATGGGCCGGGTCGCCAAGGAGCTCGGCGTCTCGACCATGTCCCTCTACCGGTACGTCGCGGCCAAGGACGAGCTCTACATCCTCGTCCAGGACGCGGCCATGGGCCTGCCCCCCGCGCCCCCGCCCCCGGGGACGGGGTGGCGGGAGGCCCTGGACGCCTGGGCCCGCGCCCAGCGCGAGGTCTTCCACCGGAACCTGTGGATGCTGCGCATCCCCATCTCCGGCCCGCCGGCCACACCGAACTCCGTCGCCTGGTGGGACCGGGGCCTCGCCGCGCTGGCGGACACCGCCCTCGGGGAGGGCGAGAAGATCTCGGTGGTCCTGCTCGTCGGCGGATTCGTGCGCAACGAGGCGCTCCTCATGGCCGATCTGAACGCGGCCGTCGCGGCCGGCGGCAAGTCCCCCGAGGAGACCATGCGCGGGTACACCCGTACTCTCGAACGCCTCGCCGACCCCGTGCGCCACCCGGCGCTCGACCGGCTCCTGCGCAGTGGGGTCATGTCCGAACCGGACGACGGGAACTGGGAGTTCGAGTTCGGTCTCGAACGGGTGCTGGACGGGATCGAGGTGCTGGTCGACCGGCGTGCGCGGGATTCCGGGGGTCCCGAGGACCGGCCGTCCTGA